A window of the Anthonomus grandis grandis chromosome 9, icAntGran1.3, whole genome shotgun sequence genome harbors these coding sequences:
- the LOC126740445 gene encoding TAR DNA-binding protein 43 isoform X5 encodes METKLRCTDLIVLGLPWKTTEQNLREYFETFGEVLMAQVKKDPKTGQSKGFGFIRFASYESQMRVLAQRHMIDGRWCDVKVPNSKEGLIQQVPCKVFIGRCTEDLTADDLREYFGRFGEVTDVFIPKPFRAFSFVTFLDPEVAQSLCGEDHIIKGVSVHVSNAAPKSETRASKHGYDHRGGDMRLHGGNRGPPGGPEGPGGMYPPQSNSYNNFPNRYNGPPGPNQGNWGNQGGPRGNLDMPNLQALGITGQGGQNNNQGGCNPLNLGLNLGGLPMNPALVAAALNQASWGLIGNLQNQPEPNFNHGFNNGPNNNSGNNQGGGNQGGGGGPGFLNWMSQGGGGGPGGGQEGGQWPARPPPGQNQDKGFLKYD; translated from the exons ATGGAGACGAAACTGCGCTGTACTGACTTGATAGTATTAGGTTTGCCATGGAAAACGACTGAACAAAACCTTAGGGAATATTTTGAGACTTTTGGGGAGGTCCTGATGGCACAA GTCAAAAAGGATCCAAAGACTGGTCAATCCAAAGGTTTCGGTTTCATAAGGTTCGCCTCGTATGAATCTCAAATGAGAGTATTAGCACAGAGACACATGATTGATGGAAGATGGTGTGATGTTAAAGTACCCAATTCAAAG GAAGGCCTAATCCAGCAAGTTCCTTGTAAAGTGTTTATTGGTCGTTGTACAGAAGACTTGACCGCCGACGATTTAAGGGAATACTTCGGTAGATTTGGAGAAGTAACCGATGTATTTATTCCAAAACCGTTCAGGGCGTTCAGTTTTGTTACATTTTTGGATCCTGAAGTTGCTCAGAGTTTGTGCGGTGAAGACCATATCATTAAAG GTGTGTCGGTGCACGTATCAAACGCAGCCCCTAAATCGGAAACGAGAGCTTCGAAACACGGATACGACCATCGGGGCGGCGATATGCGTCTCCACGGCGGAAATCGGGGTCCCCCTGGAGGTCCCGAAGGCCCCGGAGGAATGTACCCACCGCAAAG TAATTCCTATAATAATTTCCCCAACAGATATAATGGGCCGCCTGGACCCAACCAAGGGAATTGGGGAAACCAAGGGGGACCCAGGGGCAACCTCGACATGCCCAATTTACAAGCCTTAG GAATAACGGGTCAGGGAGGTCAGAACAACAACCAAGGGGGTTGTAACCCGTTAAACTTAGGATTGAACCTGGGCGGACTACCGATGAACCCGGCATTGGTAGCAGCCGCGTTGAATCAGGCGAGCTGGGGCCTCATTGGGAACCTACAGAACCAGCCGGAACCAAATTTCAATCACGGATTTAATAACGGACCTAATAATAACAGCG GTAACAACCAGGGCGGAGGTAACCAAGGTGGCGGAGGCGGCCCGGGATTCCTCAACTGGATGTCGCAGGGCGGCGGAGGCGGCCCCGGGGGTGGCCAGGAGGGCGGCCAGTGGCCCGCCCGACCCCCTCCCGGACAGAACCAGGACAAGGGTTTCCTTAAGTACGACTAG